CTGGATTGAGGAACAGATAAGCCGGTGCGACGTGGTTCTCCCCTTGGCAGGGATAGCAAAACCGGCCTATTACATAACCAATCCCCTCATGACATTCGAGCTGGACTTCGAGCAGAACCTGAAGATCGTCAGGATGTGCGCAAAACACTCCAAACGGATCATTTTTCCCTCCACCTCGGAGGTATACGGCATGAGCTCCGGCGACACTCTCCTGGAGGACGAGAGCCTGCTCATACAGGGCCCCATCAAGAACACCCGATGGATATACAGCTGCAGCAAGCAGATGATGGACCGGGTCATAACCGCCTACGGCCAGGAGAGGGGCCTTCCCTACACCCTCTTCAGACCCTTCAACTGGATAGGGCCAAAACTGGACACCTTCAACGACGCCAGGGACAGAAAGGCCCGATCCATAACCCAGATGATATACGACGTATCGGTGGGTCGTCCTATAACCTTAGTGGACGGAGGAATCCAGAGACGGAGCTTTACCTACGTCACCGACGGAGTGGACTGCCTGATCTCCATCATAGAGGACCGTAAGAGCGCGGCAAACGGCGAGATATTCAACATAGGCAACCCGGACAGCAACCACTCCATAAAGGCCCTGGCCCTGGAGATAGTGGAGGCGATGAAGGAGTTTCCTGCGTTCTCAAAATCCGCCAACGAGGCCACACTGATAGAGCAGCCCTCCCAGACCTACTACGGCAAGGGCTACGAGGACGTGCAGGACAGAAAGCCCTCTATAGCCAAGGCCATGGAGCTCCTTGACTGGCGTCCCCAGATAGGCTTCAAAGAAGCGGTCAGGAAGACCGTCCAGTACTATGCAAGTCGCCCTTAAGGTAGACGTAGACACCTTAAGAGGCTACGTAGAGGGGGTCCCAAGGCTTTTGGACCTCTTCGACAGGATGGGGATAAAGGCT
This portion of the Dethiosulfovibrio salsuginis genome encodes:
- a CDS encoding bifunctional UDP-4-keto-pentose/UDP-xylose synthase, with protein sequence MNILILGANGFIGSHLIERILEKTDWTVTAFDLRGDNLQGLGDRVSVKLGDLYDQDDWIEEQISRCDVVLPLAGIAKPAYYITNPLMTFELDFEQNLKIVRMCAKHSKRIIFPSTSEVYGMSSGDTLLEDESLLIQGPIKNTRWIYSCSKQMMDRVITAYGQERGLPYTLFRPFNWIGPKLDTFNDARDRKARSITQMIYDVSVGRPITLVDGGIQRRSFTYVTDGVDCLISIIEDRKSAANGEIFNIGNPDSNHSIKALALEIVEAMKEFPAFSKSANEATLIEQPSQTYYGKGYEDVQDRKPSIAKAMELLDWRPQIGFKEAVRKTVQYYASRP